The DNA window CTTCATCCAAAAATGATACATGAGGGCCACCTAAAAAAACTTTAGTCTCTAGAGAAACATTCTTAACAATCTCAGCAATTTTAAGAGCATTATTAATAGTTGGTGTTGTTGAAGTTATTCCAACAACATTCGGCTTTAATTTTTCTATATGAAACTTCACATCTTCACATCTATAACCTAAAGGTGGGCAATCTAAAATTTCCACGGAAAAACCATTCTTCTCAAGAACGGCAGCTATATAGGCTAAGCCTAAAGGCTGCGTGATTAACTCATTACTATAAGAATGGCTTGGTAAAGGTGGGTTAATAAGCATAATGCTGATCTCGGACAGAAACTTTAACCCCCAATTACGCCTATTATACCTAACTCTTGTAAAAGAGTTTAATGGCTTTATGAAAATTTAAAGTTTACGATTATTAAAACTCAAGTTTTATTAGAGTTCATTTTTATACTCATATATAAGTCAACAAAATGTCATGGGGATACTTTTCTACATTTCTTAGGCAAAACGCTAATCTTAGAAGCTGCATCATTTAAGCTACGTGACATATTCTCATGTTGTTTTCAATTCTTCAAGAAAATCCCTGATGTCTGTTATTGGTGAGCCTTTCTCATCATAGATCATTCTGTTTTGCTGGCAGACTGGCAAGATAGGAGGGTATTCTTTTGGCTATACATTCATGAAATGTAAGCATAAGCTCGTTTTTGTAGAAAATTCAGATAGGAATTTTATCACCCCACTCTTTTGCTTCTTTACTGTATTAAAGCTTACAGCAATAGTAAGTTAGGTTTGTGTTATGAAGACTTTAAAATGAGTCTTCAAATTGAACAATAATGACATTTTGGAGGGGGAGGGGGTCCCCCTTTCGTAAAAGCCCTTATTCATCTTGATTTTTTGAATTCACATCTTGATTTTTAAAGGTTTTCAAGATGGTGGGAAAAAAGAAGGCGAAAGATAAAACTTATAACGCGAACTGGGGTGGTAAAAGACTTGGAAGAAAAAACCAAAAAAGAGGGGCTTCAGCTATTTTAGGTTGAAATGGACTTGTAAGCGTGGATTACATTGATAAAGCTACATTAATCCTTTTAAAAGCTTTATGCCTAGAAGAATTAAGGCAACTAGCTAAAGAAAACGGTTTAAGCATTTCAAGGCTAATAGAAAGGCTAATCGGTATTAATACTAGTATTAATACCCAAAAGCTTAATTATTGTTTAAATAGCTCAAAAATAAGCTTAAAAAATGAAAACGGGTTATTTTTAAAACTTTTTTTAAAAAAAAGAGTTAGAAAACGAAGCCAATTCCTTGAATTCTATACAAATGGCGGGCCCGACGGGATTTGAACCCGCGACCTTCGGGTTAAGAGCTTCAGCCATTTTAGTCCGCCGCTCTACCTGGCTGAGCTACGGGCCCGCATTTATTAAAACCTTTTATTCTATAAGAATTTTTCTTTTTTAAGGGAACTTAAAAATGTTAAAGTTTATTGGTTTAGGGCTTTATGATGAAAAAGGGTTATCTATTTTAGGGCTTGAAGAAGCTAGAGACTCAGATATTGTTTTCGCTGAGTTTTACACAAGCTTTATGCCTGGTTTATCTTTAAAAAGATTAGAAAACCTTATTGGAAAATCGATTCAACTATTATCAAGAAGGGATGTTGAAGAGAAAGCTGAAGAAATTATTTTGAAAACCGCTAAAGAGAAAGAAGTTGCTTTTCTTACGCCTGGTGATCCTATGAATGCTACAACGCATATAGCTCTTAGAGTGAAGGCTGAGAAAATGGGTATTAAAACTAAGCTTATTCATGCAGCTTCTATTTTCTCCGCGATAGCTGGAGCTACAGGGCTTCAAAGCTATAAATTCGGTAGATCTGTTTCAATTCCCATAACTAAAGATTTTCCTATTTCTGAAACTCCATATAATGTTATAAAGGTTAATAAGAAGCTTGGTTTGCATACATTAACTCTTTTAGATTTAGATGCTGAATCTGGAGTTTATTTAAAGGTTTCTGAAGCCTTAAACCAATTGCTGGCTATAGAAGAACGTAGAAAAGAAAACGTTGTTAACTTAAACACTTTTATTGTTGTAGCAGCTAGGTTAGGTGGTTTAACAATGGATGTAAAAGGGCTTTTAATTAAAGATGCTTTAAATCAAGATTTTAATGGTCCCCCTTTCTCGATTGTGTTTCCGGGGGTGCTTCACTTCATGGAAGCTGAAGCTCTTCAAGTTTTAACTAATGCTAAACCAGAGTTTTTAAGGGAGAACCTATGAATTTTAAAGAGAAAGCTGAAGCTTACATAAAGAAGGTTGAGCTGGTTTTAGCTAAAGCTGAATTTAAAGATTCTCGAAAGGAAGTAATTGAAACTTTTGATTATGCGAAAAGATATTGTTTTGACGCTAAACATTTTCTTAATAAAAATGATTTTGCTTCAGCGCTTGCATGTATTTCTTATGCTGAAGGAATCTTAGATGCATTAAGGCTTTTGAATTTAATAGAATTTGAATGGATGTGAATAAATGTGGGGAAAAAGGTTTTAGCATCAGGAACATTTGATTTAATTCATTATGGGCATTTAAAATTTCTTGAAGAAGCTAAAAAAGCTGGTGGAGAAAAAGCAAAGTTAATAGTGTTAATTGCTAGAGATAAAACTGTAGAGAAAAGAAAAGGAAAAAAGCCTGTAATTCCTGAAGATCAAAGAAGAGCTTTAATTGAAGCTCTTAAACCTGTTGATTCAGCCGTTTTAGGTTATGAAGAACTTAACTTTAAGAAAGTTCTTGAAAAAATAAAGCCGGATATAGTTGCAATCGGCTACGATCAAGAAGACGTTTATGAAGCTGTTAAAAAAATAATTGAAGAAGAAAAATTAAATATTAAAATTGTTAAAATCGGACGTTTTGGCGCAGAAGAGTTAAACAGCTCATCGAAAATTAAGAGAAAGGTTATTAATGAGTGGGGAAAACCGTAAAATTGATTTTGTCGCCGTCTTTAAGCTTTAAAGCTTCTCTTAAATTTACGGGAGCGATTATCTCTAAAACATCATCTTTGTAATGGGTTCTCATAGCTGAAATAACTGCGCACTCAATTTTACCCTCTAAAACAGCTTTATAGCATTTTACCGGTCCAAAAGTTCTTTTATTGTTAACAAATCCCTCAATTATTATGCTTGGATAAGATTTAATTAAAAAAACTTTTTTTAAATATTCTTCTTCAATTTTCACATTTAAAGTTCCTGGATAAGGGTTAAACCCAAGCTTCTCTATAAACTGCTCTCTATATTTAGGTTGAGAAATATAATACGCGCCTTCCCCTAATCCTGTGAAAATTTTACCTTCAAGTTTCACTTCGCTTGGTTGAATTTTTAAAGCTTTTTCTAGCAAAGCTTGAATTAAAGCCAGCTCTTTATAACCGTTAGTAGTAAGCTTAATAGTTTCCCCTCTATAACTTTTAACAGTTTCCACTAATTCAAGCTTTTTTAACTCCTTTAAATGCCTAGAAAAAGTTTGCTGTGGCATTTCAATCTTTTTTATTAAAACGCTTGAAGAAGCCTCTAGTTTATTTAAGTCGCTAAGCGCTTCAGCTATTCTTAATAACGTAAAAAACAAGTATGATTTTAACATTTTAACATTAACTCCCGTTTTTTTCTTGATGCTTCTTTATGGGCAAGCTTTAAAGGTTCTGGGAAACCTTTAAGAGAGCAGTGTTTAACTATTTTTATAGAATCTTCAAGAGAAATTTTATTTCCAACGCTTACATAAAATTTCTTTTTGTTAAGCTTTAAAATATAACCTATAGGCTCTTCATCAACCAAAAAATTTCCCTTCTCTTTTCCATATAAAGGATTTTTCGCCACTCCTATTGTAGGCTTATTTAAAATAAACCCTAAATGACATGCTAAACCAAACTTTCTTGGATGCGCTAATCCATGGCCATCAACAATTATAACATCCGGGTTTAAAAATAGATTTTTTAAAGCTTTTAGCATTACAGGCAATTCTCTAAAAGCAAGAAAACCTGGAATATACGGGATATTAACTTTTAATATAGAGAACGCGTTCTCTAAAGGTTTAAGCGTAAAATAATCTATTGCAACAGCTGCTCCAATTCCTAAACCATTTATATAAGCTGCATCAACTCCAGCGATAACTTCAACCTTTTTAAATTCGCTTGTTTTAGAAATAAATTTAGAAAATACCTCTTGAATTTTTGAAGCCTTCTCTATAGAAAACATTTTTATGAAGAAGAGATTTTTAACGGCTTTTCTAACCTGCTTAAAAGTGTTACTCTACTTTCTTTTGATTCATCAATTATACTATAGGAAAGTTTTTCAGAAAGCTTTTTAGAGAAAACAATTACATCTTCATAGCTAGGCATATTTTCAAATTTAAGCCTTAACCTTGAATAACCAACAAACATGTACGCTTTAGCTTCAACATATGTAGGAGAGGCTTTTTCTATTAATTTAGCATAACCATCTATATCATTCATATTTTCTTCTTTAACAAGTGTTAAACGAATTACAGTTGGGCATTTGAAGCTTGAAAGTAAAGCTAAGCTCTCGTTAATTTTACTCCAGAAATCCGGGTTAGCTGGCTTACAAAGATTCATGAAAACCTTTTTGTTTGAAGTATAAATTGATAAGTAAAGTTGAGTAGGTTCTTCTGAAATGTTTTTTAAAACTTCAGGTTTAGTACCGTTAGTTACTAAAAATGTTGTAAAGCCTTTTTTATGAAATTCTTGAAGCAGCTCGCTTAATTTAGGGTAAAGCGTCGGCTCTCCATCTAAGCTTATAGCTGCATGCTTTGGATTTAAGGCTTCAAAAAATTTTTTCTTATCTATTTTCCCTTTTTTAACCTGAGCTCCATAACCACTTAAAATTCTTAATTGCGCTTTTACACATTCTTCAACAATTTCTTCTGGTTCACGCCATTGTTGAATTGAAAAATTTAAAGGCGGATTTAAATCTTCAGAGGGATGAATTCTCCAGCAAAATTTACACTTCATATTGCAGATTAAGCTGGGAGTCATTTGAATGCATCGATGACTTTGAATTCCATAAAATTTTTGTTTATAGCAAGCTCTGTTTTGAGTTAAACTTTGATGAAGCCAACGGCATTTTTTAACAGCTGAATGCTCATTAATTAATTGATATTTTTGTTTTTTAAATAGTTTAATTAACAAGGGTTTATTGCAGCTTAACTGCATAAAAATTCTCAACTTTATTAAATTTTAAAATAGAAGAGCTTCTTCTTTAATCTCATCTTTGGTGATTATCAATAAATCTATGCCATTTCCGCTTCCAGCATCTCTTGAAACAGCTGCTTTTACAGCTTTTTTAACAAGCTCTTTAGCTTCTTCAATAGTTAAATCTTCTCTATACTCAGCCTCAAGAATTCCAATAGCTAATTCTGCTCCAGTTCCAACAGACGCGTACTTGTCTTCAATTACTGAACCTAAAGGATCAAGCGCAAAAAGCTTTGGGCCTTCCTCATCTATTCCACCAACAATAATTTGAGTAATATATGGGTAAAGTCTATTTTGAAAAAGAAGATTTCCTATAAGCTTTGCTGCAGCTCTAACAGAAATAGGAATACTCGCTTCTAAAGAGTAAAGCTTTAAATAAGCTGCCGCCTCTTTAACTAAGATTTGCATATCTCCAACTAAACCTGCGCAAGCTGCGCCAATTTTATCTATAATTTTAAAAACCTTCTTGCTGGTTTTGCTCATAACGAAGTAACCATAAGACATTCTTTTTTCAGAAGCTAAAACCACTCCATCAACGCATACTAAGCCTAAGGTTGTTGCTCCAGGAATATAAGGAAACATTTGAGACATAGTAAAACACCTTACTTCCATTAACTTTATTAAGGCAATTTCGCGTAAATTTTATAAGATTAAATTTAACATACTGAAAATTAAATGTTTCTATTTTAAAGCTATGCATCCCTTAAGAAATATTTTAAATAAGCTTGTTTGGAGCGAGAAAAAAAAGCTTAAAGATTATGAAATCTTTTATATTCATAGAGGCGCTCCAGGAAACTCTAAAAGCTTAAATGCTTCAAGCATAGTTAAAATTGGTAAATCATGGTTTTCTTTTAAAGAAGGAGAGGAAGAAAAAATGATTCCTTTTCATAGAGTAACTTTAATAGTTAACTTAAAAACTAGAGAATTATTATGGAGAAAGCTTTCTTCAAGTAGTTAACCCAACTCCATTAACTGATATTTCTCCTGGATAACCTAACTCTCCTTGAATGTTAAATTTCACGCCAGCAATTAACTCTGTCACCTTTAAATTTGTTAAAGTATGAAGAGTGATTTTAGATATTGTTACTTTTGAAAAACCATTTGCTACAGCTAAATACGGGATTACAATATCGCCCATATGCTTATCTAAAGCTGCTTGAGAGTTAATTTCTTCAATCAATGTTTCTGCTGCTTCTTTTCCAACTTGCTCTGCAAGCTTTCCCCTTTCTCCAATCGAATCAGCCCCTAAAACTGCTCCTGAAGTTGTTCTTGCGCATAAAGTTATTCCGCTTCCTGGACCTAAATGAAAATCTTTATCATGCGAATACCATTCTAAATCGATTTTAACATTTTTAAACTCTTTAAGCTTCTCTTCAGCTGATTTAGCTTGTCTTTCCGCAACATGCTTAGGCAACTTTACGCAATGACTAAGCCCATAAATCTCTTTTATTTCTCCCCTCTCTGTTAACATTAAGCTTTCAAGCTGTTTTACAGGTTTAATAACCAATATTACTTTTCCCCCTCCTTTAGGATAATGTCCTCTTCTTTCCACTGTTAGATATGCGTTATAACCCATTAACTTTAAAATTGGAAGAGTCACAAATCTAATGTAATCTATTGTTGGAGACCATTTAACATCTGTTCCACCAGTAATTGTTATTTTCATTTCATTTGGAGAAAATGCAGCTGCAGGCATTAAAGCTTGTAAAACTAACGATATGCTTCCAGCTGTTCCAACATTAAAATTAAATTCTCCACTCGCCCTTGAAGCAGGCTTAAAAATAAGCTCTTTAGAGCCTTCTTTTAAGCCTTCAATATAAGCTTTAGAAATCGCTGCAACAGCTTTTATGCCTGCTATATGCTGAGCTTTAAGCCCAGGTGGAGATCTTTTACCTCTAATATTAATTATTTTAACTTCTTTATTAAACAATGCTGCTAAAGCTACGCTAGTTCTAACTATTTGACCACCTCCCTCTAACAAATCTCCCTCAACAATTATCGTTATAAATCCCCCCTTCTATAAGCTAAAAGCTAAAAATTGAAGCTTAAATAAATATTTATTAAGAGTAAAAAATAATGGAGTTTTAATGCGTTTTTACTTGTAAAAGAGGTCATATAAAAGTTGGGTGAAGCTAAAAAAAGCATTGTAGGCGTTTTCATCGGTCGTTTTCAACCATTTCATTTAGGACATTTAGAAGCTATTAAATATGCTTTAACAAAGGTTAATCAATTAATTATCGTTATTGGAAGCGCTCAATACAGTCATACTTTAAGCAATCCTTTCACAGCTGGAGAGAGATTAATTATGGTAAAGCTGGCTTTAAATGAAGCTAAAATAAACTGCAATAAATACTTTATTATACCTGTTGAAGACGTTAATGTTCATGGAATTTGGGTTACTCATTTAAAATCTAGAATTCCCCCCTTTGATGTTGCTTTTTCTAATGAACCTGTAACTTCTAGATTGCTTAAAGAAGCAGGCGTAAAAGTGGAGAAAATTCCCTTTTTTAATAGATCTTTATATTCTGCTACAGAAATTAGAAAAAGAATTTTGAAAGGGGAAAATTGGATGGAGCTTATTCCAAACTCTGTTGCTCAATTTATAAAAGAGATAAATGGAGTTGAGCGAATTATAGAATTAAATAAAAGCGATAAGGTTTAACTCTTCTCTAAAGCTACTTTATCTCCTTCTTTTACTTTTAATTTTTTAGCTGCATCACCTAAATTTACAGCTAACTCTAGAAAGCCATGGCTTCCAATTAAAGCTAGAAGCTCGTTTTTCTTAACGCTAGAGTAGCTTTTAGAAAATTTAATTTTATATTTTCTATTTTTAACTTTTAAGTTTATCCAATCTCCTAAAGAAAGGTTTATTTTCTTTAAATGAGTAGAAGAAACGTTAGTTATTATATTTCCAAAAGAATCAATGTAAATTATTTCGCTTAAAATTTTTCCTTTTTTAATTTCAGCTTCAATAAATGAAGGTTTTTCATAATCAACTATTAGTTCACCAAACTTTTCAGGTGAAACTCCAAGCGATAAATAAGCTGCTACCGGCGCAAATATATCTCTTCCATGAAAAGTTGATGAAATTTCTTTTCTAAAATATTTAGTTTTCGATAAATGATATACGTTTGTTATGCCTTTTTCTTTAGCTGCTAAAATAAGCAAGCCGTTATCCGGACCTATAAAAAAATCTCCTTTAGCATCTATTAAAAGAGCTTTTCTTTCGCCTCCAACACCAGGATCAACAACAGCCACATATATAGTATTTTTAGGGAAAAATTTGGCTGTTGAAGCTAATATAAAAGCGCCTAATCGAACATTATACTTTTCAATTTCATGAGTTATATCAATTATTTTAGCATTTTCATTTATAGAAAGGATTACACCCTTCATCTCTGAAACATAAGGATCTTTTAATCCGAAATCAGTTAATAAAGCTATTACAGTCAAATTTTACTTCCCCCCTTAATTATGAAAAAAGATTAATAAAGGGGAAATTATTAAAACTAAAGAAAAACTCTTAACAGAAGAGGGTGAGAAAGATTGGAGGATGAACCGGAATTAATAATGCTTCCTGGACCAACCAATGTTCCGCAAAGAGTAATGAATGCTATGATAAAACCTATAATTAATCATCGTGGACCAAAATTTAGAGAATTCTATAAAGAGTTAATTGAAAATTTAAAGTATGTTTTTCAAACGGAGAACGATGTTTTCCCTTTATCTTGCTCAGGAACGGGTGGAGTAGAATGTGCGATCGCTAATATTGTATCTAAAAGAGATAAAATTGTTATTCCTGTTAATGGAGTTTTCAGCGAAAGATTAGCGCAAACAGTTAAGGTTTTCGGAGGAGAAGTAATTGAGATTCATGTAGAATGGGGGGATGCTGTAACTCAAAATCAAATAAAGGAAGTTTTAGAAAAAAATGTAGATGTTAAAGGTGTGGCAGTAGTTTGGAATGAAACTTCAACTGGCGTAACTGTAAGATGTTTAAAAGAGATTAGTGAGCTTTGCCGTAAATATGACTGCCTTTTTATTGTTGATGCTATATCAATTTTAGGCGGTGATAATCTACCTGTAGATGAATGGGGAATCGATATTTGTATAGCTGGAAGCCAAAAATGCTTAATGACTCCTCCAGGGTTAGCTGCGGTTTCTATAAGCGAGAAAGCTTGGGAGGTTATTGAAAAAACTAGGGGTTCGAAATTTTATTTTGATTTAATTAAATATAGAGAGTTCGCTAAGAAATTTGAAACCCCGTATACGCCAGCGTTGCCTTTATTCTTTGCTTTAGGTGAAGCTCTTAAAATGATTAAAGAGGAAGGGTTAGAAGCTAGGTTTAGAAGGCATGAAATATGTGCTGAAGCCTTCTATAATGCTTTAGAAAAAATGAATTTAAATCTTTACGCTAAGAAGCCTGTTAGATCAAATGTTGTTATAGCTATTAATAATCCGCCTGGGTTAACTGATGAGCAGATTCGATCAAAGCTTTTAAAAGAGCATAAAGTGGTTGTTGCTGGAGGAATGGGGAAGCTTAAAGGAACGATGTTTCGAATAGGCGTAATGGGAACAGTAAATGCTTATCATGTTATTAGAACTATATTAGCTTTAGAGCAAACATTAAAGGAGCTTGGCTTTAACTTTAAATTTGGAGAAGGCTTGCAAGTTGCTAAAGAAACTTTAATAAAAGGGAATCTTATCTAAATTTTTATAATTTCTTTAATTAAGGATAAATAAGTGTTGATTTAAGAGAGTTGAAGCTTCTAATTTTTGCTGACATTCATGGAAGCCTCGAATCAACTGAAAAAATCGCAAGATTAGCTTTAAATATCGATGCAAACGCTATTTTAATAGCTGGAGATATAGCTATTAACGATTTAATTTTAGCTGAAAAAATTTTATTAAAGATAGCTAACTCTAATAAGCCGGTGTTTTTTGTTCCAGGGAACATGGATTCCCGTTCAATAGTATTTTTTAAAAGCGATAAAATTAAATGTGTTCATGGAAGCTGCGAAGAATTTAGCGGGTTTTCAATTATTGGAGTTGGAGGTGCCACCTCAATTTTCTCTACACCTTTTGAGCTTACTGAAAGAGAAATAGAATTTAAATTGAATGAAGCTTTTAAAGCTTATAAGCAAGGAAGCATTATTTTGCTTTCTCATGCACCGCCTAAAAACACTAACCTAGATAAAATGGGAGTAAACTTGCATGTAGGAAGCTTAGCAATTAGAAGATTTATAGAAACTAAAAAACCGGTTTT is part of the Candidatus Bathyarchaeota archaeon genome and encodes:
- a CDS encoding alanine--glyoxylate aminotransferase family protein; translation: MEDEPELIMLPGPTNVPQRVMNAMIKPIINHRGPKFREFYKELIENLKYVFQTENDVFPLSCSGTGGVECAIANIVSKRDKIVIPVNGVFSERLAQTVKVFGGEVIEIHVEWGDAVTQNQIKEVLEKNVDVKGVAVVWNETSTGVTVRCLKEISELCRKYDCLFIVDAISILGGDNLPVDEWGIDICIAGSQKCLMTPPGLAAVSISEKAWEVIEKTRGSKFYFDLIKYREFAKKFETPYTPALPLFFALGEALKMIKEEGLEARFRRHEICAEAFYNALEKMNLNLYAKKPVRSNVVIAINNPPGLTDEQIRSKLLKEHKVVVAGGMGKLKGTMFRIGVMGTVNAYHVIRTILALEQTLKELGFNFKFGEGLQVAKETLIKGNLI
- a CDS encoding DUF120 domain-containing protein; amino-acid sequence: MLKSYLFFTLLRIAEALSDLNKLEASSSVLIKKIEMPQQTFSRHLKELKKLELVETVKSYRGETIKLTTNGYKELALIQALLEKALKIQPSEVKLEGKIFTGLGEGAYYISQPKYREQFIEKLGFNPYPGTLNVKIEEEYLKKVFLIKSYPSIIIEGFVNNKRTFGPVKCYKAVLEGKIECAVISAMRTHYKDDVLEIIAPVNLREALKLKDGDKINFTVFPTH
- a CDS encoding RNA 3'-terminal phosphate cyclase — protein: MTIIVEGDLLEGGGQIVRTSVALAALFNKEVKIINIRGKRSPPGLKAQHIAGIKAVAAISKAYIEGLKEGSKELIFKPASRASGEFNFNVGTAGSISLVLQALMPAAAFSPNEMKITITGGTDVKWSPTIDYIRFVTLPILKLMGYNAYLTVERRGHYPKGGGKVILVIKPVKQLESLMLTERGEIKEIYGLSHCVKLPKHVAERQAKSAEEKLKEFKNVKIDLEWYSHDKDFHLGPGSGITLCARTTSGAVLGADSIGERGKLAEQVGKEAAETLIEEINSQAALDKHMGDIVIPYLAVANGFSKVTISKITLHTLTNLKVTELIAGVKFNIQGELGYPGEISVNGVGLTT
- a CDS encoding endonuclease V gives rise to the protein MFSIEKASKIQEVFSKFISKTSEFKKVEVIAGVDAAYINGLGIGAAVAIDYFTLKPLENAFSILKVNIPYIPGFLAFRELPVMLKALKNLFLNPDVIIVDGHGLAHPRKFGLACHLGFILNKPTIGVAKNPLYGKEKGNFLVDEEPIGYILKLNKKKFYVSVGNKISLEDSIKIVKHCSLKGFPEPLKLAHKEASRKKRELMLKC
- a CDS encoding DUF357 domain-containing protein, encoding MNFKEKAEAYIKKVELVLAKAEFKDSRKEVIETFDYAKRYCFDAKHFLNKNDFASALACISYAEGILDALRLLNLIEFEWM
- a CDS encoding FAD synthase, encoding MGKKVLASGTFDLIHYGHLKFLEEAKKAGGEKAKLIVLIARDKTVEKRKGKKPVIPEDQRRALIEALKPVDSAVLGYEELNFKKVLEKIKPDIVAIGYDQEDVYEAVKKIIEEEKLNIKIVKIGRFGAEELNSSSKIKRKVINEWGKP
- a CDS encoding metallophosphoesterase family protein: MKLLIFADIHGSLESTEKIARLALNIDANAILIAGDIAINDLILAEKILLKIANSNKPVFFVPGNMDSRSIVFFKSDKIKCVHGSCEEFSGFSIIGVGGATSIFSTPFELTEREIEFKLNEAFKAYKQGSIILLSHAPPKNTNLDKMGVNLHVGSLAIRRFIETKKPVLAISGHIHEARGLDKIGESLIINPGPVFQNCYAIIEVNSKVKANLLSF
- the twy1 gene encoding 4-demethylwyosine synthase TYW1, coding for MQLSCNKPLLIKLFKKQKYQLINEHSAVKKCRWLHQSLTQNRACYKQKFYGIQSHRCIQMTPSLICNMKCKFCWRIHPSEDLNPPLNFSIQQWREPEEIVEECVKAQLRILSGYGAQVKKGKIDKKKFFEALNPKHAAISLDGEPTLYPKLSELLQEFHKKGFTTFLVTNGTKPEVLKNISEEPTQLYLSIYTSNKKVFMNLCKPANPDFWSKINESLALLSSFKCPTVIRLTLVKEENMNDIDGYAKLIEKASPTYVEAKAYMFVGYSRLRLKFENMPSYEDVIVFSKKLSEKLSYSIIDESKESRVTLLSRLEKPLKISSS
- a CDS encoding nicotinamide-nucleotide adenylyltransferase — encoded protein: MVGVFIGRFQPFHLGHLEAIKYALTKVNQLIIVIGSAQYSHTLSNPFTAGERLIMVKLALNEAKINCNKYFIIPVEDVNVHGIWVTHLKSRIPPFDVAFSNEPVTSRLLKEAGVKVEKIPFFNRSLYSATEIRKRILKGENWMELIPNSVAQFIKEINGVERIIELNKSDKV
- the psmB gene encoding archaeal proteasome endopeptidase complex subunit beta; amino-acid sequence: MSQMFPYIPGATTLGLVCVDGVVLASEKRMSYGYFVMSKTSKKVFKIIDKIGAACAGLVGDMQILVKEAAAYLKLYSLEASIPISVRAAAKLIGNLLFQNRLYPYITQIIVGGIDEEGPKLFALDPLGSVIEDKYASVGTGAELAIGILEAEYREDLTIEEAKELVKKAVKAAVSRDAGSGNGIDLLIITKDEIKEEALLF
- a CDS encoding DUF504 domain-containing protein, whose protein sequence is MHPLRNILNKLVWSEKKKLKDYEIFYIHRGAPGNSKSLNASSIVKIGKSWFSFKEGEEEKMIPFHRVTLIVNLKTRELLWRKLSSSS
- a CDS encoding S-adenosyl-l-methionine hydroxide adenosyltransferase family protein produces the protein MTVIALLTDFGLKDPYVSEMKGVILSINENAKIIDITHEIEKYNVRLGAFILASTAKFFPKNTIYVAVVDPGVGGERKALLIDAKGDFFIGPDNGLLILAAKEKGITNVYHLSKTKYFRKEISSTFHGRDIFAPVAAYLSLGVSPEKFGELIVDYEKPSFIEAEIKKGKILSEIIYIDSFGNIITNVSSTHLKKINLSLGDWINLKVKNRKYKIKFSKSYSSVKKNELLALIGSHGFLELAVNLGDAAKKLKVKEGDKVALEKS
- the dph5 gene encoding diphthine synthase → MLKFIGLGLYDEKGLSILGLEEARDSDIVFAEFYTSFMPGLSLKRLENLIGKSIQLLSRRDVEEKAEEIILKTAKEKEVAFLTPGDPMNATTHIALRVKAEKMGIKTKLIHAASIFSAIAGATGLQSYKFGRSVSIPITKDFPISETPYNVIKVNKKLGLHTLTLLDLDAESGVYLKVSEALNQLLAIEERRKENVVNLNTFIVVAARLGGLTMDVKGLLIKDALNQDFNGPPFSIVFPGVLHFMEAEALQVLTNAKPEFLRENL